CTAATATCTTCAACTTCATTTAATACTTCTATTGCGTGACGTAACCCAGATTTTTGATGACGAGGTAAATCTATTTGGGTTATATCACCCGTTATTACCGCTTTAGAATTAAAACCAATGCGGGTTAAAAACATTTTCATTTGTTCTATTGTTGTGTTTTGGCTTTCATCAAGAATAATAAATGCATCATTGAGTGTACGCCCACGCATATAAGCTAACGGAGCAACTTCAATCACACTTTTTTCAATTAGTTTTTCGACTTTTTCAAAACCAAGCATTTCAAATAAAGCATCGTAAAGCGGACGCAAATAAGGATCGACTTTTTGGCTTAAATCACCTGGTAAAAAACCCAATTTTTCACCGGCTTCAACTGCAGGGCGTGTTAATACAATTCGTCTAACTTGTTGTTTTTCAAGTGCATCAACTGCGGCAGCTACAGCTAAATAGGTTTTACCTGTACCAGCAGGACCGATACCAAAAGAGATATCATAATCTAATACATGAGCAATATATTGTGCTTGATTAGGCGTGCGGGGTTTTATTACTCCTCGCTTGGTCTTTATCATCACTTGTTTGCTACCATGCAGATCAACATAAC
This Gilliamella sp. ESL0443 DNA region includes the following protein-coding sequences:
- a CDS encoding PhoH family protein, which translates into the protein MNITTYETMLEPADNQRLNSLCGPYDDNIKQLERRLGLEINHRGNQFAITGDIICAKAATEILQSLYKQTKVKDSIVDIEPEQIHLAIKESGALEKANEHAPSYVDLHGSKQVMIKTKRGVIKPRTPNQAQYIAHVLDYDISFGIGPAGTGKTYLAVAAAVDALEKQQVRRIVLTRPAVEAGEKLGFLPGDLSQKVDPYLRPLYDALFEMLGFEKVEKLIEKSVIEVAPLAYMRGRTLNDAFIILDESQNTTIEQMKMFLTRIGFNSKAVITGDITQIDLPRHQKSGLRHAIEVLNEVEDISFNFFKSEDVVRHPVVARIVNAYEKWEQKEHL